A region of Peromyscus maniculatus bairdii isolate BWxNUB_F1_BW_parent chromosome 7, HU_Pman_BW_mat_3.1, whole genome shotgun sequence DNA encodes the following proteins:
- the Cx3cr1 gene encoding CX3C chemokine receptor 1, whose amino-acid sequence MPTFFPNLDLEYENFEYDDSAEACYVGDIVDFGTIFLSIFYSLVFAFGLVGNLLVVLAVTNSRKPKGVTDIYLLNLALSDLLFVATLPFWTHYVISEEGLHNAVCKLTTAFFFIGFFGGIFFITVISIDRYLAIVLAANSMNNRTVQHGVTISLGVWAAAILVAAPQFMFTKRKENECLGDYPQVLQEIWPVLRNLEVNILGFTLPLLIMSFCYFRIIQTLFSCKNRKKARAVRLILLVVVVFFLFWTPYNIVIFMETLKFYNFFPSCDVKRGLRLALSVTETVAFSHCCLNPFIYAFAGEKFRRYLGHLYRKCLAVLCGRSIHVSFPPESQRSRQDSILSSFTRYTSEGEGSLLL is encoded by the coding sequence ATGCCCACCTTCTTCCCTAACTTGGACCTAGAGTACGAGAACTTTGAGTATGATGATTCTGCGGAAGCCTGTTATGTGGGTGACATCGTGGACTTTGGGACCATCTTCCTGTCCATTTTCTACTCCCTCGTCTTCGCCTTTGGTCTGGTGGGAAATCTGTTAGTGGTGCTGGCCGTCACCAACAGCCGGAAGCCCAAGGGCGTCACCGACATCTACCTCTTAAACCTGGCCTTGAGTGATCTGCTTTTCGTGGCCACCTTGCCCTTCTGGACTCACTATGTCATCAGTGAGGAAGGCCTCCACAATGCTGTGTGCAAGCTCACCACTGCCTTCTTCTTCATCGGCTTCTTCGGGGGTATATTCTTCATTACGGTCATCAGCATCGATAGGTACCTGGCTATTGTCCTGGCCGCCAACTCCATGAACAACCGAACAGTGCAGCATGGTGTCACCATCAGCCTGGGTGTCTGGGCAGCAGCCATCTTGGTGGCGGCACCCCAGTTCATGTTcaccaagagaaaggaaaacgaATGTCTTGGTGACTACCCCCAAGTCCTCCAGGAAATCTGGCCCGTGCTCCGAAATTTGGAAGTCAACATCCTGGGCTTCACGCTGCCCCTGCTTATCATGAGCTTTTGCTACTTCCGAATCATCCAGACCTTGTTTTCCTGTAAGAATCGCAAGAAAGCCAGGGCCGTCAGACTCATCCTGCTTGTGGTGGtggtcttcttcctcttctggacACCCTACAACATCGTGATTTTCATGGAGACTCTCAAATTCTACAACTTCTTCCCTAGTTGTGACGTGAAGAGGGGCCTGAGGTTGGCCCTCAGCGTGACAGAGACAGTGGCATTTAGTCACTGCTGCCTCAACCCCTTTATCTACGCCTTCGCTGGGGAGAAGTTCAGGAGATACCTGGGACACCTGTACAGGAAGTGCCTGGCTGTCCTGTGCGGTCGTTCCATCCACGTCAGCTTCCCGCCGGAATCCCAGAGGAGCAGGCAGGATAGCATCCTGAGCAGCTTTACCCGGTACACAAGTGAGGGAGAGGGCTCTCTTCTGCTCTGA